In one window of Egibacteraceae bacterium DNA:
- a CDS encoding DUF192 domain-containing protein, whose product MRVLAALCVVLLLAGCGLTGQDPGVAGESPATSPTPDVPAMPPFDVASLTLLDPDGGQVEMAVYVADQPATRQQGLMGVTDLPRDAGMVFLSPEDRGGGFWMKNTLIPLSIAFFAADGAVLAVLDMEPCEADPCPIYDPGVTYRGALEVNQGHFDEIGLDTGWRVELPSALADRAR is encoded by the coding sequence GTGCGCGTGCTCGCTGCCCTGTGCGTGGTTCTGCTGCTGGCCGGCTGCGGGCTGACCGGCCAGGACCCGGGCGTGGCGGGAGAGTCGCCCGCCACCAGCCCGACGCCCGACGTGCCCGCGATGCCGCCGTTCGACGTCGCCTCGCTCACCTTGCTCGACCCGGACGGCGGCCAGGTCGAGATGGCGGTGTACGTCGCCGACCAGCCGGCCACTCGCCAGCAGGGCCTCATGGGTGTGACCGACCTGCCACGAGACGCCGGCATGGTCTTCCTCTCCCCCGAGGACCGCGGCGGCGGCTTCTGGATGAAGAACACCCTCATACCCCTGTCGATCGCGTTCTTCGCCGCGGACGGCGCCGTCCTGGCGGTGCTCGACATGGAGCCCTGCGAGGCCGACCCGTGCCCGATCTACGACCCCGGCGTCACCTATCGGGGCGCCCTGGAGGTCAACCAGGGCCACTTCGACGAGATCGGCCTGGACACCGGCTGGCGGGTCGAGCTGCCGTCCGCCCTCGCGGACCGGGCGCGGTGA
- a CDS encoding protein kinase has protein sequence MAGDLPGYELVERIGAGAMGTVWRAHQLSSAGRVVAVKRVHPGDPGLVQRIRREAEALLGLDHPHVVSVHELVPDGEGVAIVMAYAPGGSLADLLGDLGRLEPQRALRIALPLAEALASVHRCGVLHRDVTPGNVLFTSDGQPLLGDFGLAFVPGGRRLSGGGIAGTAEYLDPDVAGGAEPDPSSDVYGLAVLTYEMLAGGPPFTGPTPLAVLRAADLAVYTPLVEAVPGVPRALAGAVERGFARDRAQRFASAEEFAAALRGAAGQTGPEPRPAPPVTADASKPATVGAPRQTRTFGPKPVVREQPPARERTAWRKPVVVVTALFLLASPVALMVLLTSGDGNADTVQLAPVAPTAPLPLGAQPRTPAVDCRPPAAVDGDAVDQHAVGLVELGGCPVTITTRRNTVTVHFEPDEPPVELVVGDDGDRAVVGDWNCDGTYTPGVYRPDTGQVFLFAGWATVDSPRVYSAPAFDSDRRGGEPRVRDTSGDGCDDVDVAGAAPGDA, from the coding sequence CTGGCCGGCGACCTTCCTGGGTACGAGCTCGTCGAGCGCATCGGCGCGGGGGCGATGGGCACGGTTTGGCGGGCACACCAGTTGAGCTCCGCGGGGCGGGTCGTCGCGGTGAAGCGGGTCCACCCCGGCGATCCGGGGTTGGTGCAGCGCATTCGCCGCGAGGCCGAAGCCCTGCTGGGCCTCGACCATCCGCACGTGGTCAGCGTCCACGAGCTGGTGCCGGATGGCGAGGGTGTCGCCATCGTCATGGCGTACGCGCCGGGGGGGTCCCTGGCTGACCTGCTCGGCGACCTGGGCCGCCTGGAGCCGCAACGCGCGTTGCGGATCGCGTTGCCCCTGGCTGAGGCGCTCGCCTCGGTGCACCGCTGCGGGGTTCTGCACCGCGACGTCACGCCCGGCAACGTCCTGTTCACCTCCGACGGGCAGCCGCTCCTCGGCGACTTCGGTCTGGCCTTCGTGCCGGGTGGGCGGCGTCTCAGCGGCGGTGGCATCGCCGGCACGGCCGAGTACCTCGACCCGGACGTGGCCGGAGGCGCCGAGCCCGACCCGAGCAGCGATGTCTACGGCCTGGCCGTGCTGACCTACGAGATGCTGGCGGGGGGACCGCCCTTCACCGGCCCGACGCCCCTTGCCGTGCTGCGCGCCGCGGACCTCGCGGTGTACACGCCGTTGGTCGAAGCGGTGCCCGGCGTACCACGCGCCCTGGCGGGGGCCGTGGAGCGCGGGTTCGCGCGCGACCGCGCCCAGCGGTTCGCCTCCGCCGAGGAGTTCGCCGCGGCGCTGCGGGGGGCTGCCGGTCAGACCGGGCCCGAGCCCCGGCCGGCGCCGCCCGTCACCGCGGACGCCTCGAAGCCAGCCACGGTGGGGGCGCCCCGGCAGACGCGGACGTTCGGGCCCAAGCCCGTCGTCCGCGAGCAGCCGCCCGCGCGTGAGCGCACCGCCTGGCGCAAGCCGGTCGTGGTCGTGACGGCGCTGTTCCTGCTCGCGAGCCCGGTCGCGCTGATGGTCCTGCTGACGTCCGGTGACGGCAACGCCGACACCGTGCAGCTCGCCCCGGTCGCGCCGACCGCGCCGCTGCCGCTCGGAGCGCAGCCCCGGACACCGGCGGTCGACTGCCGCCCGCCTGCCGCCGTGGACGGCGACGCCGTCGACCAGCACGCGGTCGGCCTCGTGGAGCTCGGCGGCTGCCCGGTGACGATCACCACGCGGCGCAACACGGTGACGGTGCACTTCGAACCGGACGAACCGCCGGTCGAGCTGGTCGTGGGCGACGACGGCGACCGGGCCGTGGTCGGGGACTGGAACTGCGACGGCACCTACACGCCAGGGGTGTACCGGCCCGACACCGGCCAGGTGTTCCTGTTCGCCGGCTGGGCGACGGTCGACAGTCCCCGGGTCTACAGCGCGCCGGCCTTCGACTCCGACCGGCGGGGCGGCGAGCCGCGGGTGCGTGACACGTCCGGGGACGGCTGCGACGACGTCGACGTCGCGGGGGCCGCGCCGGGTGACGCCTGA
- a CDS encoding helix-turn-helix domain-containing protein, giving the protein MTAETSDASGWISTAEASRRLGVGLRTLYRMIDGGELPAYKLGRVIRIREQDLEAFVEGCRIEPGALSHLYPPSAGHDEGS; this is encoded by the coding sequence ATGACGGCAGAGACGTCAGATGCGAGCGGGTGGATCAGCACCGCCGAGGCGTCTCGGCGGCTCGGCGTCGGACTGCGCACCCTGTACCGCATGATCGACGGCGGCGAGCTGCCCGCCTACAAGCTCGGGCGCGTGATCCGCATCCGTGAGCAGGACCTGGAGGCTTTCGTCGAGGGCTGCCGCATCGAGCCGGGGGCGCTGAGCCACCTCTACCCGCCTTCGGCCGGGCACGACGAGGGGAGCTGA